Sequence from the Bremerella volcania genome:
TCAAGCGGCGGTGCCACTCAAGGCGCGGGGTCTGGAAAGAGAAGGGGGATCACCGTTAAGCGTCCCCCTTTAAACTTGACTTAGTTCGCCTTAGTCGCGGCGGGCCGAGGCCAGCATCAAGTAGTACATCAAGGTCATCACTGACTGCAGTGTTCCCGCCACATAGGTCAGGGCAGCGGCATTCAGCACGCCGCGCACCGCGGGCATTTCGTCGCGGGGAACGATGTTCATATCGATCAGAATCCCACGAGCACGGCTACTGGCGTCGAACTCGACCGGCAAGTTAATCAGCTGGAAGAAGACCACGCAGCTGAACAGCGCGATGCCTCCCCAGATCATCCCTTGACCGAGTGCTGGAATCGAACTCGAAATGAGCAAACCGATAAACAGCAGGATGAAGCTGAAATTCCCACCGAATTGAGCCGCCGGGACGGCCATGTTGCGGATGATCAGCGGGGCGTAATTGCGCGCATCCTGAATGGCGTGGCCTGCTTCGTGAGCCGCAATACCTACCGACGCGGCGGTTCGCTCGCCATAAACCTCAGGGCTCAGGCGAAGGACCTTCGCACGCGGATCGTAATGGTCGGACAAGTGTCCAGCAACCCGCTCGATCGCCACGTTCTGCAGACCGGCCGCATCCAGGATATGACGTGCCGCGGCCGCTCCGGAAAGGGGTGCGGCTTGCTTCATGGCTTTGGCATAGGCGGACCGCAACCACAACTGAGCGAGCATGCCTAAGATGATCGCCGGGGCAATAAACAGCAGGTAACGGAAGTCGAAGATCACGGTTTATCACTCCAAAAATGGACTGTTTTTCAAAGGGATCGAGGCGAAATGCCTGCAATTTTGGCAGTGGAAAAACTGCCAAAACCTTATCAAGCAAACATCGGACCAACGCATAATTATAGGGCTTCGCTGGCGGGGGGCTATTTCTTTTGAAAACCTAACTCAGAAGTTACTCAAATCGCGTGAATCCCCGTTGGATAGGGCTGGTTCTGAGTTAAATTAGAGAGTTTGGCCCATCTATGATTGTTATTCGATATTTCCTGCCTAGCATTTCCCAAGTCGATTCTATGCCACCAGTTTGTCAGCGTTTTTTGGGACTTCTTCTCGTTCTCTCGCTTGCCAGTTGCCGGCCCATGCCGCCAGAGATCTCGCAAAATGCGTTGCCGATTTCCGCGGACGAGAAGATTGAGCCAGAGAAGCTCCGCGAGCGGATCGACCAGGTCCTCGACTTCACGCTGAAGCATCGCCACCTGAACACCCAGGATCACGCCGCCTGGCAGATCCTGCACGGCAGCCTGGCCTACGGTCGGGCCTTTCCGGTGATGCACGAAGGCCAGCCGATTCCGGTGATCGACTACCTGGCCGAAGGGGGCCGGATGAATGGTTGGACGATCGAGCGCGGCTTCAAGCTCCAGTCGAAAGAAGAAGGCAAAGACAACTTCGGCATGCGGGCCGTCACCGAGCCTGGCACCAGAGCAGGGCAGGGGCACTACGATCAGTGGCTGGCTATTCTTTCGCAGTGCGACGTCCCACCGGACGCGACCTTCGTGGTCGGGCCTGACACCTTCACGATGACCAACTTCGTGCAGCAGGTTCAGCTCGACACGTCGCGCAATCACCTCCGCGAATTCAGTTGGACCTTGATCGGTCTGACCAAGTATTTCCCCACCGACCACAGCTGGACTGACATCTCTGGCAAAAAGTGGAGCATCGCGGATCTTGCTCAGATCGAAATCGAACAAGGCCTGGCCAACGGTGCCTGTGGGGGAACGCATCGCTTGATCGGCCTGACGATGGCCCTTAATCGCCGCAAGAAAGCGGGCCTGCCCATCGAAGGGGTATGGGCCGACGCCGAACAGCTGATTCAGGAAAGCATCACCGCCGCTCGGCAATATCAAAACCCCAACGGCGCGCTGAGCGTCAACTACTTCCAGCGTCCCGGCAGCTCGCCGGACCTGGCCGAAAACCTGGGCACCACGGGGCACACGCTCGAGTTCCTTTCGCTGGCGCTCGACGACGAGCAGCTGAAAGAAGAGTGGGTCCGCCGGGCGGCTTCGTACCAGTGCGAAGTCTTCGAACGCACCCAGCAGGTTTCGCTCGAATGTGGTGCGCTGTACCACGCCGCGCACGGGCTGGTTTTGTATCGCGAACGTGTCTACGGTCCGCGCGAATACTCAGCCGAGTAGTTACCTGCTAAAGTTCGTCAACTCGTTTCATCTTCACCGGCAACAGACGCACGTCGCTCCCCATTTCGCTGACGGTCATCGTTTCGTCGTCCGAGAACCGCAGCTGGAGCGTCCGCACGCGGTCTTCGTCTTGCAGCTTGAGCTGTATCAGATCGGGCAAGGCTTCCGCGATTTCATAGGTCAGCTGCTTCTCGGCCGGTGGCAGAATGGTTTGGGCTTCGATCGGCTCGGTTTGAATCCGCAGCTCGTTTTCGCCGACGAACTGCATCGTCAGCTGGGCAACATCCGTGTGCGGAGACTCGTTTGCGGCGTCTCGATCGCCGGCTACTTTCGGTGCGACCGAAGCATGATTGACCGGCCCCGATATCTGGATGATGCCGTGCCAGGTACCTTCCAATGGACGTTCTGCCGACTGACAGCCCGTTAGTGCTGCAATACAGGCAATTAAAATGCCTATGGAAAATAATTTATTCATGGCTATTGCCTATTGTTTATAAGTGTGAATAATAATTTCCAAGTCACCTGAAGTCTCTGCGGAAAGTTTCTCGGCAGTCGGCTTTATCTCCCACACCGTGACGTGCGTGAACCGATCACCATCCGCCCCTTGCGAGGTGGTGCGGAAATTGGCACCATGGACGATGGTCCCGATCAAATCCGGTTCTCCAGCTACCATAATTTCTGCAGTACCCCAACACCAGGGAGAGTTTGATGAGTGTTTTAGTTCAACAGCCAGCTCCGGATTTTTCCGCCGAAGCAGTGATGGAAGATGGCTCGTTTAAGAAGATCAGTCTGTCGGACTACCGCGGCAAGTACGTCCTGCTGTTCTTCTACCCGCTCGACTTCACCTTCGTTTGCCCAACCGAAATCATCGCCTTCTCGGAGGCGATCGAAAGCTTCAAGCAGCTGAACGTTCAGGTTCTGGGCTGCTCGATCGATAGTCACTTCTCGCACCTGGCATGGCGTCAAACGCCACGCAGCCAAGGCGGCATCGGCGATATCAAGTACCCGCTGGTCGCTGACCTCGACAAGACCATCGCCAAGAACTACGACGTCCTGCTTCCTGGCGGGATCGCTCTGCGTGGCTTGTTCCTGATCGACAAGGAAGGCACCGTACGTCACCAGGTGGTCAACGATCTGCCATTGGGTCGTAGCGTTGAGGAAGCCCTCCGCATGGTTCAGGCGCTGCAGTTCTTCGAAGCCAACGGCGAAGTCTGCCCAGCCAACTGGAAAGAAGGCGCCCGCAGCATCAAGGCCTCGCCAGAAGCTTCCAAGGAATTCTTCGAAGCCGAATACTCCAGCTAAAACGCTCCAGTCGCGTTCACTCGCCAAAAGGCTCCGAACATAACTCGGGGCCTTTTTTTAATTGTGCATCACTGGATGCATCACCGGGATAATCTTGTCCCCTCGCCCCCGTCTGCGGGGGAGAGGGCTAGGGTGAGGGGGCCTCACACAGGCTTATAGCGCCCAGGCAATCCAAGTTCCAGTCGATACCGAACACTTGCCTGGCCATTTCGCTTCACACCACGCTCACAAAACCATCTCCCTGCGAGGGAGATGGGACAAGATATTTGTGGCTGACCGCACCGAATTCGCCGGAAATCACGGAACCGATTTCCCGTTTCGCATTCGTTCTGCCATAATAGACGTAGGTATTGCCAGCCTCCCACACGCTGGCACCCAACAACAACCCACCCACCTACTTAGTGCCCCGCCCAGAATCTCAGCGGGGCGTGCCGTCCTCGCCAGGAAACCCACCCAGCAAAGTCACCAAGCCCTCTTGGCGACGGCCTAACACCATTGGAGAGAGAACACCATGAAATCGACGCGCTTTGTCGTGGCGATCGCCGCCGCTTCGCTTACCCTGGCTGGCAGCTTGCTGGCCGCGGAAAAATCGGAAACGGTCACCCTGGGCGATCCCTCCCTGACGGCCGGCATCCCCGGCGAAGGCCCACTCAAGCTGAAAGAAATCAACCAGTGGCTGGCCAATCCCAAGAACCATGAAGTGCTGAAGGTCGAACTTCCGTACGGCCTGAACGCCGCCTCGGGGCAGATCACCGGCCTCGACGAAAACCCGATGACCCGGGCCAAGATCGAACTCGGGCGTCAGCTTTACTTCGACCCACGTCTTTCATCCGACAGCACCATCAGCTGCGCCAGCTGCCACCATCCCGATTACGGCTGGGCGTTTAATTCGCAGTTCGGCATCGGCGTCGACGGCCAGCAAGGGGGACGTAACTCTCCCGTTTCGTTCAATCGCATCTTGAGTGGTGCCCAGTTCTGGGATGGCCGCGCCGCGACCCTGGAAGAACAAGCAGTCGGCCCGATCGCCAACCCGATCGAAATGGCCAACACGCACGACGTCGCGGTCAAGACCTTGAAAGAGATCCCCGGCTACAAAGCTCAGTTCGAAAAAATCTTCGACGACGGCGTGAACATCGACAACGTCGGCAAGGCCATCGCCACCTTCGAACGCACGATCGTCACCGGCCCTGCTCCCTACGACTACTACGAAGTGGTCCGCAGCTTCGAGAAGCAGCTGCCCGCCGATGAACTGGAGTTCCTCGAAGAAGACGACCCGGAGCTGTACGCCAAGTACGCCGAGGCGAAGAAGAACGCCGCCGGCATGTCCGAGAGTGCCCGTCGCGGCCGCGAGATCTTCTTCAGCGAAAAGGGGAACTGCACGGCCTGTCACGCCGGAGCCAACTTCACCGACGAACTGTACCACAACCTGGGCGTCGGCATGGATAAGGAAACGCCTGACCTGGGCCGCTACGAAGTGACCAAGCAGGACAAGGACAAAGGCGCCTTCAAAACGCCCACCATCCGCAACATCACCCAAACCGCCCCCTACATGCACGACGGCAGCCAAAAGACCCTGGAAGAAGTGGTCGAGTGGTACGCCAAAGGAGGCCACCCGAATCCGCACCTATCGGACAAGATGAAGAAGCTGAACCTGACAGAGCAGGACAAGCAGGATTTGGTGAATTTCATGAAGGCTTGTACCGGCGAGTTTCCGGAGATTGAGCCGGGGCGGTTGCCTGAGTAAGGGTTTGGTTTCAATGGGATGAAATGGGAAAGCCTCGAGTGTTTGCTCGGGGCTTTTTTTGGCTTCACACAGAATTTTGGGCGATCTGATACCAGAGTAGTTCACGAAAAGTATTTTCGGTATTCAGATTCGGTTAAAAACCTTTATGCAAACTAGATCGTTGCGGGTTACGATAGTCCTAAATATTCTAAGTGACTCATTTGTCTTGCAACATCCTCGTTGCTAACAGCTGAGGTAACTTGATTAGCTTGCAGCGTGAGGTCGAGAGCCGTGAGTGAAGAGCAGCCCAGAACAATATCCAAGTTGACTGAACGCCTTGTTGACAGTGCTTTGGTAATCGGATGTGTCGTAGCCGTTGCCTTCGGGCTTGGCTATTATGCGGAAATTACAGAAGCACGATCAAACATGATGCCAATGGAGCTTCAATATGAACGCTCGGTTAGAGTTACGATTATGCAAGGCACTCTCGTGCTTTTTGCTGTTTTGGGTATGGCGTTCGCAACTTACTGCGTGTTGCTCTGGGTGAAACATCTATACAAACAAGTTGCTCCTGGTTGGTATTTGTGGAGTTATGAAAATTTTAAAATAGGATATGCGAGAAGTACACGAGTGTATCAGTGTGCCGCGATCTTTGCCATTGCAGCCGTGTTTTTGTTTTTAGCTGATTGCTTCATTAGTTTCTATCAGCGTAACTATCCTGAGCTATGGCGGAACCCATCAATAACGAAAATTGAATTGAAGGAGGGGAGAGTTCTTACATTTGATAACGCAACCTACCAATCTCATCGGGATGGAGTGATCGTGATTAAGGACTTGGATCGCGAGAAATTGGTAGTCGTAAACGCGAAAGAAATGGTCTTTTGCGAGCTTGATTCGAGAAGAAAAGTGTATGAAAAGCAAGTAATTTCAGACGAAGAAAAACTCTTTGAAGAATGAAGT
This genomic interval carries:
- a CDS encoding zinc metallopeptidase; the protein is MIFDFRYLLFIAPAIILGMLAQLWLRSAYAKAMKQAAPLSGAAAARHILDAAGLQNVAIERVAGHLSDHYDPRAKVLRLSPEVYGERTAASVGIAAHEAGHAIQDARNYAPLIIRNMAVPAAQFGGNFSFILLFIGLLISSSIPALGQGMIWGGIALFSCVVFFQLINLPVEFDASSRARGILIDMNIVPRDEMPAVRGVLNAAALTYVAGTLQSVMTLMYYLMLASARRD
- a CDS encoding ADP-ribosylation factor-directed GTPase activating protein isoform b, whose translation is MPPVCQRFLGLLLVLSLASCRPMPPEISQNALPISADEKIEPEKLRERIDQVLDFTLKHRHLNTQDHAAWQILHGSLAYGRAFPVMHEGQPIPVIDYLAEGGRMNGWTIERGFKLQSKEEGKDNFGMRAVTEPGTRAGQGHYDQWLAILSQCDVPPDATFVVGPDTFTMTNFVQQVQLDTSRNHLREFSWTLIGLTKYFPTDHSWTDISGKKWSIADLAQIEIEQGLANGACGGTHRLIGLTMALNRRKKAGLPIEGVWADAEQLIQESITAARQYQNPNGALSVNYFQRPGSSPDLAENLGTTGHTLEFLSLALDDEQLKEEWVRRAASYQCEVFERTQQVSLECGALYHAAHGLVLYRERVYGPREYSAE
- a CDS encoding peroxiredoxin, producing MSVLVQQPAPDFSAEAVMEDGSFKKISLSDYRGKYVLLFFYPLDFTFVCPTEIIAFSEAIESFKQLNVQVLGCSIDSHFSHLAWRQTPRSQGGIGDIKYPLVADLDKTIAKNYDVLLPGGIALRGLFLIDKEGTVRHQVVNDLPLGRSVEEALRMVQALQFFEANGEVCPANWKEGARSIKASPEASKEFFEAEYSS
- a CDS encoding cytochrome-c peroxidase, coding for MKSTRFVVAIAAASLTLAGSLLAAEKSETVTLGDPSLTAGIPGEGPLKLKEINQWLANPKNHEVLKVELPYGLNAASGQITGLDENPMTRAKIELGRQLYFDPRLSSDSTISCASCHHPDYGWAFNSQFGIGVDGQQGGRNSPVSFNRILSGAQFWDGRAATLEEQAVGPIANPIEMANTHDVAVKTLKEIPGYKAQFEKIFDDGVNIDNVGKAIATFERTIVTGPAPYDYYEVVRSFEKQLPADELEFLEEDDPELYAKYAEAKKNAAGMSESARRGREIFFSEKGNCTACHAGANFTDELYHNLGVGMDKETPDLGRYEVTKQDKDKGAFKTPTIRNITQTAPYMHDGSQKTLEEVVEWYAKGGHPNPHLSDKMKKLNLTEQDKQDLVNFMKACTGEFPEIEPGRLPE